A single region of the Liolophura sinensis isolate JHLJ2023 chromosome 9, CUHK_Ljap_v2, whole genome shotgun sequence genome encodes:
- the LOC135475345 gene encoding coiled-coil domain-containing protein 115-like: MTDDKGRQLMDDKVVDYFNTLDSLYCCQQEFQDQLSAGFFNLSKARYTMGVKAVGALQFDERETTPLATINVNSEGDTTDLFVLVREGSEVSSTNEESGKPRKRGQKCTNKDDTEKEDFDDMDWINDQIKKMGIGSLDGLPTEPKSKPVNQDPLKWFGVLVPQTLRVSQKSFQDAIQLAVEMANLRHKLLTIKNSYQELEKARVES, from the coding sequence ATGACTGAtgataaagggagacaactgatgGATGACAAAGTTGTGGACTACTTCAACACCTTGGACAGTTTGTACTGTTGTCAACAGGAATTTCAAGACCAGCTCAGCGCCGGATTTTTCAACTTGTCCAAAGCGCGTTACACAATGGGTGTGAAGGCAGTTGGTGCTTTACAGTTTGATGAACGTGAAACGACGCCCTTAGCTACGATCAATGTGAATTCAGAAGGAGATACCACAGATTTGTTTGTACTGGTGAGGGAAGGGTCAGAAGTGAGCAGTACCAATGAGGAATCAGGAAAACCCAGAAAGCGAGGGCAAAAATGCACCAACAAAGACGACACTGAAAAAGAAGATTTTGACGACATGGATTGGATTAATGATCAGATAAAGAAGATGGGCATTGGATCCCTGGATGGACTTCCTACAGAGCCGAAGTCCAAGCCAGTGAACCAGGACCCACTCAAGTGGTTTGGTGTTCTAGTCCCACAAACACTGAGAGTTAGCCAGAAAAGCTTTCAGGATGCTATACAGCTGGCAGTGGAAATGGCCAACTTGCGACACAAACTTCTGACCATCAAAAACAGCTATCAAGAGCTTGAGAAAGCCAGAGTAGAATCGTGA
- the LOC135475446 gene encoding F-box only protein 42-like, whose translation MLKEDEISADGLIRSLSINDLPEEILEQIIQNLSPYHDLKAAREVCKQWHRLVEGVMRQMQQSFNKAVREASVVWQPLRQDGGPTIAERYSHCACYTDKSMYVFGGCTSTSTTFNDLWRVDLSSRQWIRPLAMGTYPSPKACASMVVYKDELVLFGGWNHPSPYPLHQAPRFFNELHTYSLVTNRWSHLFPQTSPRPCAGHSACVVQDKMVVFGGCHSPGLGCNDTWVYDFVQKNWEKQNTTLPQPVPRYGQSQLTIDESHILIIGGCGGPNQIFNDLWLLSLTGSMWTWSEVTVNCPANSPSQLWSHPACKVGDCAVVLSRTNKVIKSPSQDERQGPTEHHVPAPQAPVNARSPRVRVERVWIPPREENLPLPDPQGDPSDGVSHDLERNTSDLDLHLNTADPGSPGGPRGCEGNNDWSHSHQGAGSNGSLGVGSKRKLSASVASTYANSQDSSSDEGTGSLRVPLSRNLRHCQSKTTSRFAFTGSSSLSDNPTPGTSSQHDNDQVPSSHRGHTHSPTTETSRQQVRRFCGLSLDSSPSSSGLPGIRPGLPSVRPNAMKNRSKQLDALRRHADRIKQHLASASDQGRSRDMGLDALNQHVPHNLGRAAFGRREVSPPSPVTKDPKSPMFVHVLDLSRVVCHGEATWQQTNERILCHAPEETVFYSLAAGRGELLMFGGIQKDLSSMQIGADIDSHVVSNDLYVISMPKPSIT comes from the exons ATGTTGAAAGAAGACGAAATCTCTGCTGATGGGCTGATCCGATCGCTTTCAATAAACGACCTACCCGAAGAGATTTTGGAACAAATAATTCAGAATTTGTCTCCCTACCACGACCTAAAGGCGGCCAGAGAGGTGTGCAAACAATGGCATCGCTTGGTGGAAG GAGTGATGCGCCAGATGCAACAGTCATTTAACAAAGCTGTGCGTGAGGCATCCGTTGTTTGGCAGCCACTGAGACAAGATGGGGGACCAACGATTGCGGAGAGGTATTCACACTGTGCCTGTTACACAGACAAGTCCATGTACGTGTTTGGAGGTTGCACTTCCACAAGTACAACCTTTAATGATCTATGGCGTGTGGATCTATCAAGCAGACAGTGGATCAGGCCATTAGCGATGG GAACATATCCCTCCCCCAAGGCCTGTGCCTCAATGGTTGTTTACAAGGATGAGCTGGTGTTATTTGGGGGCTGGAATCACCCCTCCCCGTACCCTCTGCATCAG GCACCACGCTTCTTTAATGAGCTGCACACATACTCGTTAGTGACAAACCGCTGGTCCCACCTCTTCCCTCAAACCAGTCCTCGGCCGTGCGCTGGCCACTCCGCCTGTGTCGTTCAGGACAAGATGGTTGTGTTTGGAGGATGTCACAGTCCTGGGCTTGG ATGTAACGACACCTGGGTCTATGATTTTGTGCAGAAGAACTGGGAGAAGCAGAACACAACTTTACCTCAGCCTGTTCCTCGTTATGGCCAATCTCAG CTGACCATAGACGAGAGCCATATCCTGATAATAGGTGGATGTGGAGGCCCTAACCAA ATCTTCAATGATCTCTGGCTGTTAAGTTTGACAGGCAGCATGTGGACGTGGTCAGAGGTGACGGTCAATTGTCCAGCCAACTCACCGTCTCAGCTGTGGTCGCACCCAGCATGTAAGGTAG GAGACTGTGCTGTGGTGCTGAGCCGAACAAATAAGGTGATAAAATCTCCGTCACAGGATGAGCGCCAGGGACCAACAGAACACCATGTCCCTGCTCCTCAGGCCCCAGTTAATGCGAGATCCCCAAGGGTCAGGGTAGAAAGAGTGTGGATCCCTCCACGAGAAGAAAATCTACCCCTCCCAGACCCTCAGGGTGACCCCAGTGACGGTGTCTCACATGACCTTGAAAGGAATACTAGTGACCTTGACCTACATCTGAACACAGCAGATCCAGGCTCTCCAGGTGGCCCGAGAGGTTGTGAAGGGAATAATGATTGGTCTCATTCCCACCAGGGAGCAGGAAGCAATGGCAGCCTGGGCGTGGGTAGCAAACGCAAACTGTCCGCAAGTGTGGCATCTACCTATGCTAACAGTCAGGACAGCTCCAGCGATGAGGGCACTGGCAGCCTCAGAGTCCCACTCAGTCGAAACCTTCGACACTGCCAATCTAAAACCACCTCCAGATTTGCGTTTACAGGCAGTAGTTCTCTGTCTGACAACCCAACTCCTGGCACGTCTAGTCAGCACGATAATGATCAGGTTCCTAGCTCACACAGAGGCCACACACATTCTCCCACAACAGAGACTTCTCGTCAGCAGGTCCGTCGTTTCTGCGGGCTCTCCCTTGATTCTTCCCCCAGTTCCTCTGGTCTGCCTGGCATTCGCCCAGGGCTCCCGTCAGTGAGACCAAACGCCATGAAGAATCGGTCAAAACAGCTTGATGCACTGCGGCGCCATGCTGACCGCATTAAACAGCACCTGGCATCAGCGTCTGATCAAGGCCGCAGCAGAGACATGGGCCTGGACGCCCTAAACCAGCATGTGCCTCACAATCTGGGGCGTGCTGCGTTTGGGCGGCGAGAAGTCAGCCCCCCTAGTCCTGTCACAAAGGACCCTAAAAGTCCCATGTTTGTTCACGTCCTGGACTTGTCGCGCGTAGTTTGTCACGGCGAGGCCACCTGGCAGCAGACCAATGAGCGCATTCTCTGCCATGCTCCAGAAGAGACAGTGTTTTACTCACTGGCGGCAGGACGCGGCGAACTGCTCATGTTTGGTGGCATCCAGAAGGACTTGAGTTCCATGCAGATTGGGGCGGACATTGACTCCCATGTGGTTAGTAATGATCTGTATGTGATATCCATGCCCAAACCCTCCATCACATAA